The Candidatus Mesenet endosymbiont of Agriotes lineatus region ACATATTTCTTTTTATGTATGGAGGATTGCTGATTATTAAATCAAATAAATCATTGCTATTTTCCCAAGAGTCAAAAATAACTTTTGCCCTACCTAGTAAATTATGCCTTTTAATATTATTTAATGCTGTCCTATAAGAATTAACATTTTTTTCAAATCCAATACCTATAGAATACTTATATTCATGCAACATAGATATTAGTAGACAACCTGTACCTGTGCCAAAATCAACAATCCTTAGTCTTTTATTTTTATTTCTATAATACCTAAGCACTGTTGAGATAATTGTTTCACTGTCTGGCCTTGGATCTAGTACATGTTGATTTACTAAAAAATCTAAACCCCAAAACTCCCGTTTGCCTATTATTTGTGATATGGGATATCTTTTGCATCTTCTACTGATAAGCTCTAGAAATAACTTTTCATGTTCTTCTCCAACTTCATAATCATAATTAGCAATAATGAAAGATCTCTCTAAACTTAACGCATGACCAATTAGTATTTCACTGTCAAGTCTAGGGGTACAAATGCCGCAAAGTGAGAGATTATTTATACTCTCTTTGAGTAAAGCACCTATAGTTTTCATAAAATATATTCAAACTTTTTTATAAATCTTTAAATACTTTGGAACAATACTTTCTATTGGTGTTGCTCTTATTTTAGCTTTCTCTAATTCATGCGATTGTTCAAAACCGCTGCCATTACACAAGAATTTTATTTGATCTCTTGTTATCAAAGGTTCAACGTTTCCTGTAATAGGTTTGAGCAAAATAGAAATGAGTTTGAATTCACAAATGAATGCAATAAATTTGGCAATTGGCAAGGGTATATTAACTAATAAACATTTTCTATTTGTAATAGTTATAATAAATTTAAAAAGGCTTTTTATAGGATACACCTTAGGACCACCAATATGGTATAACTTCTGATTATGATTCTTAAGTTTTATCACATAGCACACAAACTTGGCTAGATCATCTACATAGACAGGTTGAAGCTTCATTCTACCATTGTTAATTAATGGTAGAAAAGGTAATATAGACGCTAATTTTGCAAACTTATTGAAAAAATTATCTTCCTCTCCAAATACTAAACTAGGTCTAATTATTATTGCTTCTGGAAAGGCAGAAGCTACAGCATTTTCACCAAGAAGCTTACTCTGAGCGTACTTAGAAGAACAATTACCTTCCACTTCCATGGCAGAAAAATGTATCATAAGTGATACGTTATTTGTTTTTGCTACTATCGCGATTTTCTCTGCAATGTCCACATGCACTGTATAAAACTTCTGTGTTTTTGATTCATTTAAAATTCCTATTAGATTTATTACAACATCACATCCTTTTATGTGCTTTGATATAACTGACTCATCTAAGATATAACCGCCAACTACCACTATTTGTCCAGGATGACCACACAGTTTAAGCCGCTTTGCCTTTTCTTGGTTTCTACTAAATATCTTTACTATATACCCTAAATCCGCTAGGTGCTTTACTATGTATTTTCCTAAAAAACCACTACCACCAAATATTATGACTTGTTTTATCATATTAATTTAACATACTCAGTAACATGAATTTCATGCAATATGAATACAACATGAGCTTTAATAAGACGTTAAAGTTGCAATTTTAATTGACATATTTAAAGTTTTTTAAATTTCTATTACGTATTTACTCATATTTTAACTTTTTCTTTAATCCAATCAAATAATTTGTTAATTCCACTATCTTCCATGCCATAATCATCCTTATGATTTTCAGAGATTAATGATATCATACCTATTGCAGCAGAGAATGCTGGGCTATTACTAACTCCATCTATAGAAAAAGGCATAGCAATACGAATTGGTCTATTTAATATATAATTTGCAGTTTCTGCTATATTTGATAATTGACTACTGCCACCAGTAATAACTACTTTCCTTATTAGATTATTTTTCTTTCCAAGCTTATCATCTAAAATCTCTAATATCTCTTCCAATCTTGGTTTTATTATAGTTGTAATTTCGGACTTAGCTATTTGCATGTTTGAACTTTCATCATCTGAAATATTAATATCGTTACATGAGATTGCTTTGCCACTGAGCAACTTAATGTGCTCAGCTTCATTTATGCTCACACATAAACCATAGGCAATATCTCGAGTTATATGAATTCCACCTATTGGTATAAAATCAGCATGAACAAACTTTCCCTTTTCAAAAAAGCCAATAGATGTATATCCTCCACCAATATCAATAACCGCTGCTCCTAACTCTTTTTCGTCTGTATTAAGGCATGACAGCCCTGACGCGTAAGATGATGCAGTATAGCCTGCAATTTTTACCCCACAATTTACAAGACAATTTTCGATGTTAAGTAAAGCAGGACGAGATGCTGTCACAACATGCATATCAGCACGCAATTTGCCCCCATATAATCCATGTAATTCATTTATGTTGTGCATATCATCAAGACTGTATCTAATTGGTATATTGTGAATGACAACATCATCTTCATCATACTTTTCATAAGTTTGGAATATGATGTTTGCTATATCTGCACTGGAAATCTTATGACGATCTGAAATAATTTCATTAGCTAACTCAAAAGATGAAATGTTACATCCTGATATATTAACATATGCTTGATCCACCATTTCTATCTTAGATGCTTGTTTTGCCATTGTAATAGCAGAAAGTATGGCACGGCTTGCATGTTTAATATTTGTAATAATCCCACCATTTATACCTTCTGCAGCATTATATCCAACACCAACTACTTTTTTACTGCCATTAGTTTTTACTATCAAGCATACAACTTTTGTTGTGCCGATATCTAAAGCAGCAAAAATTTTTGATTTCATATCTCCACTTTTCATTGGATATAAATTATTAAAATAATCCACATTCTACATATCCATTATAATTCAGCAAGATTTTTAAAGTTCTTATATCACTGCAAATTTAACAAAAATTTCATTTTAATTTCTAAGGCAAAGCATTATTCTATATTAGAAAAATATAGGAATAGATATGTTTGATGAAACATTGCTTGATGTACTAGTATGCCCTCTCACAAAAACTGCCTTGCGATATGATGTAAATAGTAACGAACTAATTAGTGATGAGGCGGGGCTAGCCTTTCCAATTCGTGATGATATACCTATTATGCTCATAGATGAAGCACGTAAAATTTAGATGCTCTTCAAAGTCATACAAAATTAAATACAAGAGTTTAAAATATTAGTTTAAAGTTAGCAGGTATAGTACTATATATTAAAATATTAATTTTTATTATAGAATTTAGAGGAAACAATTAATTAATGTAATTAAAAATAGAGAAATTTATTAGATTAAGATATTAATTACATGAATATAAGATGTACACTATACATTACTATTGAAAGAGATACAGCTCATCCACTAGAGGTGATAGGATAAGGATTTAAAATGCCAGCAGTTAAGGAAAAAAGCAATACAAACATTGGATGTACAAAAAATGGCAGAAAAAAACTCTGAACACAAAATTAAATTTACGCAAAACTCTATCGGAAATGGCTAAATTTTAGGGTAATATTAATTTTCTAACAATACATAGAGGATTAAAAAAAGACCTACGGATATAAAGAAAGAGATGAAATTTAAAGGAATTGTGAAGATAATATAGAACTATTGCCAAAAATGCCATAAAATCTGAAAAATAAGTAATGGGACGACCTTTGAAAGAACACTTGGTTTGAGCAATTTTTAACGCTAATTTTGCAGCCTTTGACAATTCCATAAATTCAAAAAAATCAGTGGCTTTATTTCCACCCCGACTTTAATCTCACTACTGGTTTGTTATCAATAACCTGCTTTTTATGTGTAGTTCGGATTATTATGAGAATTGCTACAATATTTTAATATACAATTAAAATTCATAAATGCTGAAAATAAACGTCTAGACAAAAATCAAAAATTGAGCTGAGAAAGAGAATTTGTAGATTTATAGCCTATTATAATATTTCTCAGTTCCTTTAGTTGGTTGGAAAAATACTATAATCTAAATACTAGTGCCTGCAACAGTCATTTTACCTACTTTGACTGTTGGTGAATTTATAGCTCCACAAAAAATTAGGTCATCTGCTACAGATAGGTTACTGAATATATCGAGTAAACTGCCTGCAACAGTTACTTCACTTACTGGATATGCTACTTTACCACCGCTTATCCAAAAACCACATGCACCTTGACTGTAGTTTCCATTAATTAAATTAACACCAAAACCAAAAAGATCAGTAACGTATAATCCTGCCTTTATATCCTGCATTAGCTCTTCAGGGGGTACATTACTATTTTTAATATAAAGGTTACTTGCTCCTGGACTTAAAGTAGCATTGACATTTCTTACAGCATTTCCAGTTGTATGCAATCCTAGTTTTTGGGCTGAGTATAAATCTAATATCCAGCTTTTTAAAACCCCATCCTTTACTAATATATTCTTTTCTCCAGCTATTCCTTCTCCATCAAATGGCTTTGATGCTACTCCTCCTACTACAAATGGATCATCCACTATGTCCACTTCGCTGCTAAATATTTGCTTATCCATACTATCTCTTAGAAAAGAGGTTTTATTTGCTACATTATTACCATTTATTGCCATAGCGAAATTTTTGAGTAATTCTGATGCGGCTCTTCTTTCAAAAATAACTGGAACTTTACAGGTTTTAACTTTGCGTGGTTTAAGTTGATCTAACGCCCTTTTTGCTGCCTCTTTACCTAACGTTTCTGGGGTAAATAAATTATCAAAATTACATGCTATAGAATAATCACAACCAACTTTCATGTCATCTTCTTGTCCAGCAATAACAGCTACTTGGTTAGAAAAAACTGACTTACTGAATGATTCAAAAAAACCATTAGAGGTCATTAAGGTAATGTCGGTTACAGAATAAGAGGATTGCGCTCCTTCAGAGTTAGTAATGTCCTTATGATAAGAAAGAGCAGAAGATTCTGCAATTTGAGCAATTTCCTTTAAATTTTCTATAGTTATAAGGGTTTTATCTAAGATATTCAAATTGACAGCAGAAGTATTACTTGCAAATTGATTTGGCAGAGCAAGAGTAAGATATTTATCTTCTTGGGCACTTTTTGCCATAGTTACAACCCTTTCAACTATTTTATTTAAACTGCTAAAATTGTTGAAGGAGATACATGCTGATTTATGTTTATTAGCTATTGCTCTGACTCCTATTATACAATTTTTAGATTTAGATATTTCCTCTAATTTTAAGTGGCGTGTAGAAATTGAAGTTTTCTCTATTTCATGCACTACAACCTCTGCATCTAGACCGTACCCTTTTATCAATTTTATGATATCTGATGCTACGTTTAATATACTCAACTTACTTCTCCCTATTTTTTATCTGTAAAAAAAAGTCTTGCCTTAAGTTTGGGTCAATTTCAAATGTTCCTAGCATAGAACTAGTCTGCATTATTGTTTTATCGCTATTATGACCTAAACACAAATGTTTTGCTTCAATAAAAACTGCCACTCCTTTTGGTTTTAGATACGTATTAATAGAGTTAGCTATTTGTTTAGTAAGCCTCTCCTGTACTTGCAGCCTCTTTGCAAAAACATCTATTAACCTTGTAAGCTTGCTAATTCCTATTATATATTCGTCTGGTATATATGCTATATTAACTATCCCTTCTATAGGTACCATATGATGCTCACAATAAGATAGGAAATTGATATTTTGTAAGGTTACCATGCCCTTATAACCACTACAGCTTAAAATACCATTACGTAAGACTTCTTCTGCTGATAACTGATACCCACAAAAGAGCCTTCGATAGGCATTTAATACCTTTTGAGGAGTTGAAGTTAACTCTATTCTATGTGGGTCGTCACCGATCCATTTAATTAAAAGTTTTAGCGCTTCCTGTGCTTCTTGATCTGATGGTGTTTTCATTAATTTAATGCTTCTACACCCCCTATAACTTCAATTAAATCAGTTGTAATTGCTGCTTGACGAAAACGGTTGTATGTCAATACCAATCTATTTAACATCTCTTTTGTGTTACGGTTTGCTGACTCCATTGCAATCATTCTAGCACTATGTTCGCTGGTAATGCTTTCAAGTAACGTAGAATACAGGCTACTCATTATATAATTTTTTGTTAAAAAGTTTAGTAAAAACTCTTTATTTCCTTCATATTCATAGCATGCACTGTCATTTGTATTACTATCTGTAAATAATGAATTATTACTTAGTGGAAGTATAACTTGGCTTACAGTCTCTTGTGTA contains the following coding sequences:
- a CDS encoding Trm112 family protein, producing the protein MFDETLLDVLVCPLTKTALRYDVNSNELISDEAGLAFPIRDDIPIMLIDEARKI
- the folE gene encoding GTP cyclohydrolase I; the protein is MKTPSDQEAQEALKLLIKWIGDDPHRIELTSTPQKVLNAYRRLFCGYQLSAEEVLRNGILSCSGYKGMVTLQNINFLSYCEHHMVPIEGIVNIAYIPDEYIIGISKLTRLIDVFAKRLQVQERLTKQIANSINTYLKPKGVAVFIEAKHLCLGHNSDKTIMQTSSMLGTFEIDPNLRQDFFLQIKNREK
- the ftsA gene encoding cell division protein FtsA — encoded protein: MKSKIFAALDIGTTKVVCLIVKTNGSKKVVGVGYNAAEGINGGIITNIKHASRAILSAITMAKQASKIEMVDQAYVNISGCNISSFELANEIISDRHKISSADIANIIFQTYEKYDEDDVVIHNIPIRYSLDDMHNINELHGLYGGKLRADMHVVTASRPALLNIENCLVNCGVKIAGYTASSYASGLSCLNTDEKELGAAVIDIGGGYTSIGFFEKGKFVHADFIPIGGIHITRDIAYGLCVSINEAEHIKLLSGKAISCNDINISDDESSNMQIAKSEITTIIKPRLEEILEILDDKLGKKNNLIRKVVITGGSSQLSNIAETANYILNRPIRIAMPFSIDGVSNSPAFSAAIGMISLISENHKDDYGMEDSGINKLFDWIKEKVKI
- a CDS encoding complex I NDUFA9 subunit family protein, encoding MIKQVIIFGGSGFLGKYIVKHLADLGYIVKIFSRNQEKAKRLKLCGHPGQIVVVGGYILDESVISKHIKGCDVVINLIGILNESKTQKFYTVHVDIAEKIAIVAKTNNVSLMIHFSAMEVEGNCSSKYAQSKLLGENAVASAFPEAIIIRPSLVFGEEDNFFNKFAKLASILPFLPLINNGRMKLQPVYVDDLAKFVCYVIKLKNHNQKLYHIGGPKVYPIKSLFKFIITITNRKCLLVNIPLPIAKFIAFICEFKLISILLKPITGNVEPLITRDQIKFLCNGSGFEQSHELEKAKIRATPIESIVPKYLKIYKKV
- the prmC gene encoding peptide chain release factor N(5)-glutamine methyltransferase, whose product is MKTIGALLKESINNLSLCGICTPRLDSEILIGHALSLERSFIIANYDYEVGEEHEKLFLELISRRCKRYPISQIIGKREFWGLDFLVNQHVLDPRPDSETIISTVLRYYRNKNKRLRIVDFGTGTGCLLISMLHEYKYSIGIGFEKNVNSYRTALNNIKRHNLLGRAKVIFDSWENSNDLFDLIISNPPYIKRNMLKKLQLEVQNEPTIALDGGSNGLKCYLSIFPVLKRSLKKGGFAVLEIGEAQNNIKKIIPFYGLIFVSYAYDLSGKKRCIVIRQA
- a CDS encoding TldD/PmbA family protein translates to MSILNVASDIIKLIKGYGLDAEVVVHEIEKTSISTRHLKLEEISKSKNCIIGVRAIANKHKSACISFNNFSSLNKIVERVVTMAKSAQEDKYLTLALPNQFASNTSAVNLNILDKTLITIENLKEIAQIAESSALSYHKDITNSEGAQSSYSVTDITLMTSNGFFESFSKSVFSNQVAVIAGQEDDMKVGCDYSIACNFDNLFTPETLGKEAAKRALDQLKPRKVKTCKVPVIFERRAASELLKNFAMAINGNNVANKTSFLRDSMDKQIFSSEVDIVDDPFVVGGVASKPFDGEGIAGEKNILVKDGVLKSWILDLYSAQKLGLHTTGNAVRNVNATLSPGASNLYIKNSNVPPEELMQDIKAGLYVTDLFGFGVNLINGNYSQGACGFWISGGKVAYPVSEVTVAGSLLDIFSNLSVADDLIFCGAINSPTVKVGKMTVAGTSI